tctgcaagggttaactttttaaattatttctttcCTATGTGATTTTTCAGTCTTATTTATTGTGAAAGAGTTTTTTCCCccccctttaaataagaaaaaaaaaaatgttatttatttaaatttacccATAATAAAATAAGTTTATATGTGATCTCTACTGCTACAAAACATCATTTTCTCAGTATTAGGACTTTGTATGTTAAGTTTTGCAAACTATAATTATGGCAGACCAATCTTCATTCTTGTAGACTAAATTGCTATATAACTAGAATACAATTAGCATCAAAAAAATCATTCGGAACACACAGCCCTATGATGTTTAGCCAGATACAGATCTCTATCACATTTGGAATGTGCAGTCATACAGAGGAGGCTTGTGGAAGAAATTCCCATTTTCTTACATTTTTTCGTAGCTCCATCTCTGCATCGGATTCATCAAGCCAACGGTCAAAATCTGGGGACAAAAAAAGTGGCTTGCGCTCCTGTTTAGTCAGGCGAGACCACCAGCAGTGTTCGCTCTTTTTCACAGTGATGCAAACGTGTCGTTGCGTGGATCGGTGCTGAAACTGCAGACATACTCGTGTCACTACACATATAATGATAGGTTATGTTAGCAACAAACAGATAAAACTATCCATTAATAAGGGATCAGAAAGTAAGGAATGCTGGCAATGCCACACACGCACACTGGGGACAAAAATACTAGATCCTGTATGGACCTACCTTGGACTTTACAGGCTCAAAAAATTCCAAGGAAAACGCATAATCATTAACTCCTTTAGCACCATGTCCTTGAGCTTTAAGGAAGAAAAATACTGTATGTTACTAGCAAATAAAGGCAACTCTCAATCATGCATATGTTACTATTCTAGCAGCTGCAATCGTTAGACaaagataatataatatatactggtTAAGTACCtgatctaatatatttatatttaaacatgtACACTGGAATACAAGACTTTTTAATTTGGGTTGTTGGTCTTAAGTATGTGAATGTGTATCCCAATGCGCCTTAAGGAACATGGTTGCTCCTCAATGACAAGGCCCACTCTAGGCCAAAATATAGTGTTTTGTTCCGAAAGGAAATCCCTGGTATTTGGGGGCTGGACTTTTTCAGATTGGACCAAACCACTATACTGCAGAAAAGTTCCTCTCTGTGAACGGCACATTGTGAGACAAAAGAGGCTTCTCCCAGGAGGTGACTGAACGGCACATTGTGAGACAAAAGAGGCTTCTCCCAGGAGGTGACTGAACGGCACATTGTGAGACAAAAGAGGCTTCTCCCAGGAGGTGACTAGTTTTTGAACAAGTTTTTGTAGTTTTGCTCGTTTCCTGTCCGGTTATTAATGCATTACTGGGCTTGTTCTTATACATTATTTGTtagtacaaaaaataatttatgcttacctgataaattcatttctcttgtagtgtatccagtccacggatcatccattacttgtgggatattctcctccccaacaggacgttgcaagaggaacacccacagcagagctgctatatagcatatcccctcactgtcatatccagtcaatcgaccgaaacaaatcgagaaaggagaaaccatagggtgcagtggtgactgacatttgattaaaatttagacctgccttaaaaggacagggcgggccgtggactggatacactacaagagaaattaacttatcaggtaagcataaatgatgttttctcttgttaagtgtatccagtccacggatcatccattacttgtgggataccaataccaaagctaaagtacacggatgatgggagggacaaggcaggaactcaaacggaaggaaccactgcctgtagaacctttctcccaaaaatagcctccgaagaagcaaaagtatcaaatttgtaaaattttgaaaaggtatgaagcaaagaccaagtcgcagccttgcaaatctgttcaacagaggcctcatttttaaaggcccaggtggaagccacagctctagtagaatgagctgtaattctttcaggaggctgctgtccagcagtctcatacgctaaacggattatactccgaagccaaaaagacagagaggttgccaaggccttttgacctctcctctgtccagagtaaacaacaaacaggttagatgtttgacggaaatctttagtagcctgcaagtaaaacttcaatgcacggactacatctagattatgcaaaagacgttccttctttgaagaaggattagggcataatgacggaacaacaatctcttgattgatattcttgttagaaaccaccttaggtaaaaacccaggttttgtacgcagaactaccttatctgaatgaaagatcagataaggagaatcacaatgtaaggccgataattccgagactcttcgagccgaggaaatagccatcagaaaaagaactttccatgataaaagtttgatatcaatagaatgaaggggttcaaacggaactccttgaagaactttaagaaccaagtttaagctccatgggggagcaaccggtttaaacacaggcttaattctaactaaagcctgacaaaatgcctgaacgtctggaacttctgccagacgcttgtgtaaaagtatagacagagcagaaatctgcccttttaaagaactagctgataatcctttatccaaaccctcttgtaggaaggacAATAttataggaatcctaaccctactccatgagtaattcttggattcacaccaatgaagatatctacgccatatcttgtggtaaattttcctggtgacaggctttcgtgcctgtattaaggtatcaattactgactctgagaagccacgccttgataggatcaagcgttcaatctccatgcagtcagtctcagagaaagtagatttggatgattgaaaggaccttgtattagaaggtcttgtctcagaggcagagtccatggtggaaaggatgacatgtccactaggtctgcataccaggtcctgcgtggccacgcaggcgctatcaatatcaccgaagctctctcctgtctgattttggcaatcagacgagggagcagaggaaacggtggaaacacataagccaggttgaagaaccaaggcgctgctagagcatctatcagtgccgcttctggctccctggacctggatccggaacaaggaagcttggcattctggcgagacgccatgagatccagctctggtttgccccaacggagaaccaattgagcaaacacctccggatggagttcccactctcccagatgaaaagtctgacgacttagaaaatccgcctcccagttctctacccctgggatatggatcgctgacaggtggcaagagtgagtatcTGCACAgctaattatcttggagacttctgacattgctagggaactcctggtccccccttgatggttgatgtaagccacagtcgtgatgttgtccgactgaaatctgatgaacctcagttttgctaactgaggccaagccagaagagcattgaatattgctcttaactccagaatatttattggaaggagtttctcctcctgagtccatgagccctgagccttcagggagttccagactgcaccccaacctagaaggctggcgtctgttgttacaacggtccaatctggcctgcgaaaggtcatacctttggacagatggatccgagataaccaccagagaagagaagctctggtttcctggtccagatctagtagaggggacaaatctttgtaatccccattccactggctgagcatgcataattgcagcggtctgagatgcaggcgcgcaaatggcactatgtccatcgccgccaccattaagccgattacttccatgcactgagccaccgtggggcacggaatggactgaagaacacggcaagcaattagaagttttgataacctggactccgtcacgtaaattttcatttctatagaatctatcagagtccctaggaaggaaacccttgtgagaggggatagagaactcttttcttcgttcactttccacccatgcgacctcagaaatgccaggactatctctgtatgagacttggcaatttgaaagcttgacgcctgtatcaggatgtcgtctagatagggagccaccgctatgcctcatggccttagaaccgccaggagtgagcccagaacctttgtaaaaattcttggggctgtagccaacccgaatgggagagctacaaactggtaatgcctgtctagaaaggcaaacctcaggaaccgatgatgctttttgtgaatcagaatgtgaaggtaagcatccactGTGgtaatgaactgaccctcttggatcatgggtaggatggttcgaatagtttccatcttgaatgatggaactgaggaatttgtttaggatctttaaatccaaaattggtctgaaggttccctcttttttgggaaccacaaacagatttgaataaaatccctgtccttgctccgtccgcggaactggatggatcactcccattacaaggaggtcttgcacgcagcttagaaatgcctctttctttatctggtttgcagataatcttgaaaggtgaaatctcccttgtgggggagaagctttgaagtccagaagatatccctgagatatgatctccaatgcccagggatcctgaacatctcttgcccacgcctgggcgaagagagagagtctgccccctactagatcagttgtcggatagggggccgctccttcatgctgtcttggaggcagcagcaggctttctggcctgcttgcccttgttccaggcctgcttagattgagcaaaagttccctcttgtcttgaggtagagggagttgatgttgcacctgccttgaagttttgaaactgaggtatgccccttacctccagtaatgtcagcaataatttccttcaaaccaggcccgaataaggtctgccccttgaaaggaatgttgagtaatttagacttcgaagtcacatcagctgaccaggatttaagccatagcgccctgcgcgcctggatggcgaatccagaatttttagccgttagtttagtcaaatgaacaacggcatcagaaataaaagagttagctagcttaagtgttctaagcttgtcaataatttcagtcaatggagctgtatggatggcctcttccagggcctcaaaccagaacgccgccgcagcagtgacaggcgcaatgcatgcaaggggctgtaaaataaaaccttgttgaataaacattttcttaaggtaaccctccaatttttttatccattggatctgaaaaagcacaactgtcctcgacagggatagtggtacgctttgctaaagtagaaactgctccctccaccttagggactgtgccataagtcccgtgtagtggcatctattggaaacatttttttaaatataggaggtggggaaaagggcacaccgggtctatcccactccttactaatgatttctgtaagccttttaggtattggaaaaacatcagtgctcgccggcactgcatagtatttatccagcctacacaatttctctggcactgcaattgtgtcacagttgttcagagcagctaatacctccccaagaaatgtacggaggttctcaagcttaaatttaaaattagaaatctcagaACCAGCTCTCCCCGAGTCAGAggcgtcacccacagactgaagctctccgtcctcaggttctgcacattgtgacgcagtatcagacatggctctcacagcatctacgcgctctgtatctcgtctaaccccagagctatcgcgcttgcctctcaattcaggctaTCTGGCTAACACctttgacagggtattattcatgattgcagccatgtcctgcaaagtaatcgctatgggcatccctgatgtacttggcgccatattagcgtgcgtccctcgagcaggaggcgaagggtccgacacgtggggagagttagtcggcataacttccccctcgacagacccctctggtgacaattcttttatagataaaaactgatttttactgtttaaggtgaaatcaatacatttagtacacattctcctatggggctccaccatggcttttaaacataatgaacaagtagtttcctctgtgtcagacatgtttgtacagactagcaatgagactagcaagcttggaaaacactttaaaccaagttaacaagcaatataaaaaacgttactgtgcctttaagagaaacaaattttgcaaaatttgaaataacagtgaaaaaaggcagttacacaaacgaaatttttacagtgtatgtaacaagttagcagagcattgcacccacttgcaaatggatgattaaccccttaataccaaaaacggaataataaatgacaaaaacgtttttaaaacacagtcacaacaactgccccagtttactgtggttgttaccctcctcaaacacgacttttgaagccttttgagcccttcagagatgtcctgtatcaagcaaaaggaagctgagtgtctcagtctgtaattttagctgcgtagaaaagcgctaaaataggcccctcccactcatattacaacagtggaaagcctcagaaaaactgtttctatgcaaaattcaagccagccatgtggagaaaaaactaggccccaataagttttgtcaccaaacatatataaaaacgattaacatgccagcaaacgttttatattacacttttaaaagagtatgtatctctgttaataagcctgataccagtcgctattaaatcactgcatttaggcttaacttacattaatccggtatcagcagcatttttctagcaagttccatccctggAAATATGtttactgaacataccttattgcaggaaaaactgcacaccattccctctctgaagttacctcactcctcagaatatgtgagaacagcaatggaccttagttacttctgctaagatcatagaaatcacaggcagattcttcttctaatgctgcctgtgagaaaacagtacactctggtaccatttaaaaataacaaacttttgattgaagttaaaaactaactagaatac
This genomic stretch from Bombina bombina isolate aBomBom1 unplaced genomic scaffold, aBomBom1.pri scaffold_1249, whole genome shotgun sequence harbors:
- the LOC128643996 gene encoding very-long-chain (3R)-3-hydroxyacyl-CoA dehydratase-like, which translates into the protein MSLTPQVFWAQRHHELYLRVELSDVQNQEISISENVLHFKAQGHGAKGVNDYAFSLEFFEPVKSKFQHRSTQRHVCITVKKSEHCWWSRLTKQERKPLFLSPDFDRWLDESDAEMELRKNEEERISKIRTESRVRED